The following nucleotide sequence is from Flavobacteriales bacterium TMED191.
CCTAAATCATTTGCATCGAATGTTACTTCATGCTTTCCAACACTAAAGATATCACTAGCTAATTCTGCAACATGCTCACCTAACATATTATATACTCCTATTGTAACCTCT
It contains:
- a CDS encoding T9SS C-terminal target domain-containing protein codes for the protein EVTIGVYNMLGEHVAELASDIFSVGKHEVTFDANDLGQGTYFVRMTTDNFTATKNMNIVK